From Caminibacter mediatlanticus TB-2, the proteins below share one genomic window:
- a CDS encoding response regulator transcription factor, translated as MKVLLVEDDKKLAKIIEKGLKRQNFRVDVAEDGEEGLYLARNNKYDVMIIDWMLPKLSGIDLIKTLRKEDINTPTLILTAKSDLDDKVEGLSVADDYLTKPFEFEELIARLKALFRRNKKLPENIIKVGDLEMNLDTKEVKRAGKPIELTAKQFELLKLLMINKNKIVTPEMIEENLWEMNEERDSNVITAHISYLRKKIDKGFDKELLKTIRGMGYKISDE; from the coding sequence ATGAAAGTTCTATTAGTAGAAGACGACAAAAAATTAGCAAAAATCATTGAAAAAGGTCTTAAAAGACAAAATTTTAGAGTAGATGTAGCAGAAGATGGAGAAGAAGGACTATATCTTGCAAGAAATAATAAATATGATGTAATGATAATTGATTGGATGTTACCTAAACTTAGTGGAATTGATTTAATTAAAACATTAAGAAAAGAGGATATTAATACACCAACTCTTATTTTAACTGCAAAAAGTGATTTAGATGACAAAGTGGAAGGTTTAAGTGTAGCAGATGATTATTTAACAAAACCATTTGAATTTGAAGAATTAATAGCAAGACTAAAAGCTCTATTTAGAAGAAATAAAAAACTTCCAGAAAATATTATAAAAGTTGGTGATTTAGAAATGAATCTTGATACAAAAGAAGTAAAAAGAGCAGGAAAACCAATCGAACTTACAGCAAAACAATTTGAATTATTAAAATTATTAATGATTAATAAAAATAAAATCGTAACTCCTGAAATGATTGAAGAAAATCTGTGGGAAATGAATGAAGAGAGAGATTCAAATGTAATTACAGCTCATATTTCATACCTTAGAAAAAAAATTGACAAAGGCTTTGATAAAGAACTTCTAAAAACAATTAGAGGAATGGGCTATAAAATAAGCGATGAATAA
- a CDS encoding sensor histidine kinase, whose protein sequence is MNNFKNELFLKYALVVFVIIAFFEGILIFALKKSFDTHLKDKLALIATQIDPKEMLQNKKELLKLQQKYKVFPLYVQIAKIDDLNSTLYKNINEGYKIQNIKTFLKHEKVITYTLKKEHYIINVSTLYSTNNEKISIIKIISILVAFFIYLISLLVGYKFIETISNQIEISFKKLKNFNSNVSHELKTPLTIIKGEIELALMNKDKDCEKVLKNILEEVNYISEITDKLLFLTKTHSKKSLSLIDLEEIILELHEKYGNKIEFQFNFGEEDYEIAGDKTLIKIALSNIIENSIKYGAKKIIFTLQKHKNKIILKIKDNGPGIPKEKLPFIFDEFYRVDESHSKNIKGFGLGLSIVRNILNLHNAKVKVKSEGGVEFIIEFPALSLKNQHSS, encoded by the coding sequence ATGAATAATTTTAAAAATGAACTTTTTTTAAAATATGCATTAGTTGTTTTTGTAATTATTGCCTTCTTTGAAGGCATCTTAATTTTTGCACTAAAAAAATCTTTTGATACTCACCTAAAAGACAAACTCGCACTGATTGCTACACAAATAGACCCAAAAGAGATGCTTCAAAATAAAAAAGAACTTCTAAAATTACAACAAAAATATAAGGTTTTTCCTTTATATGTGCAAATTGCAAAAATTGATGATTTAAATTCAACTCTTTATAAAAATATAAACGAAGGATATAAAATCCAAAACATAAAAACCTTTTTAAAACATGAAAAAGTAATTACTTATACGCTAAAAAAAGAACATTATATTATAAATGTATCAACCTTATACTCAACAAATAATGAAAAAATATCTATCATAAAAATAATTTCTATATTAGTAGCATTTTTTATATATCTAATTTCACTTCTTGTTGGATATAAATTTATTGAAACAATATCTAATCAAATAGAAATTTCATTTAAAAAGCTAAAAAATTTTAATTCAAATGTTTCTCACGAACTAAAAACTCCTCTTACAATTATAAAAGGTGAAATTGAACTTGCTCTAATGAATAAAGATAAAGATTGTGAAAAAGTTTTAAAAAATATATTAGAAGAAGTAAATTATATAAGCGAAATTACTGATAAGTTGCTTTTTCTTACAAAAACACATTCTAAAAAATCACTTTCTCTTATTGATTTAGAAGAAATTATTTTAGAGTTACATGAAAAATATGGAAATAAAATAGAATTTCAATTTAATTTTGGTGAAGAAGATTATGAAATTGCAGGAGATAAAACATTAATAAAAATTGCTTTAAGTAATATAATAGAAAACTCAATAAAATATGGAGCTAAAAAAATAATATTTACTCTTCAAAAACATAAAAATAAAATTATTTTAAAAATAAAAGATAATGGACCTGGAATACCAAAAGAGAAACTTCCTTTTATTTTTGATGAATTTTATAGAGTAGATGAATCACATAGTAAAAATATAAAAGGTTTTGGGCTTGGGCTTAGTATTGTAAGAAATATTTTAAATCTTCATAATGCAAAAGTAAAAGTAAAAAGTGAAGGAGGAGTTGAATTTATTATTGAATTTCCTGCACTATCTTTGAAAAATCAGCACTCTTCTTAA
- the rpsU gene encoding 30S ribosomal protein S21 has product MPGIVVHPGEDFESAYRKFKRQVDRNLIVVEVRKRRFYIPPSERRKQEKIATRKKILRKLWMLRRYESRL; this is encoded by the coding sequence GTGCCAGGAATCGTAGTTCATCCAGGAGAAGATTTCGAATCTGCTTACAGAAAGTTTAAAAGACAGGTAGATAGAAACTTAATTGTTGTGGAAGTTAGAAAAAGAAGATTTTACATTCCACCAAGTGAAAGAAGAAAACAAGAAAAAATCGCTACTCGTAAGAAAATTCTTAGAAAACTTTGGATGCTTAGAAGATACGAAAGCAGATTATAA
- the nhaA gene encoding Na+/H+ antiporter NhaA yields MRLRAPWERFYEKITTPFEAFLKAQTATGIVLAVFTVIALILANSPVSEYYFHFFHSKFGFVFENFKFSMSLHHWINDALMAIFFFLIGLEIKREILIGELSKIKVAILPILAAIGGMVFPALIYYMINKGTPAEIGWGVPMATDIAFAISALVLLGNKVPKSLFTFLVALAIVDDLGAVIVIALFYTSEINFLYLELALMTFFVLVIFNRLGIRAVLPYFIVGTILWAFMLKSGIHATIAGVLAALAIPSIPQRNVKFLSKVINRLLQRFERENNSSHMSDKQISILFKIQKYIDSVIPPAEKLEHILQMPVSLIVIPLFALANAGVVISSESIMSVFSNNVSLGIILGLVVGKVVGIFGVSFVAIKLRVASLPKGSSFSQLFGVAFLGGIGFTMSIFITELAFYGNMEMISQAKMAILLASLFAGLFGFLWLRFVTKKG; encoded by the coding sequence ATGAGACTTAGAGCTCCTTGGGAGAGATTTTATGAAAAAATAACTACACCTTTTGAAGCTTTTCTAAAAGCTCAAACTGCAACAGGTATTGTTTTAGCTGTTTTTACTGTAATAGCGTTGATTTTAGCAAACTCTCCTGTTAGTGAATACTATTTTCATTTTTTTCACTCAAAATTTGGATTTGTTTTTGAAAATTTTAAGTTTTCTATGAGTTTACATCATTGGATAAATGATGCATTAATGGCAATATTTTTCTTTTTAATTGGGCTTGAAATTAAAAGAGAAATTTTAATTGGAGAATTATCTAAAATTAAAGTTGCGATACTTCCAATTTTAGCTGCAATTGGAGGTATGGTTTTTCCTGCATTAATCTATTATATGATAAATAAAGGAACTCCTGCTGAGATTGGATGGGGAGTTCCTATGGCTACTGATATTGCTTTTGCAATTAGTGCATTAGTTTTGCTTGGAAATAAAGTTCCTAAAAGTTTATTTACTTTCTTAGTTGCATTAGCAATTGTTGATGATTTGGGTGCAGTTATTGTTATTGCACTTTTTTATACATCTGAGATTAACTTTTTATATTTAGAATTAGCACTTATGACTTTTTTTGTGTTAGTAATATTTAATAGGCTTGGTATCAGAGCAGTGCTTCCTTATTTTATAGTTGGTACTATTCTTTGGGCATTTATGCTTAAAAGTGGAATACACGCTACAATTGCCGGAGTTTTAGCTGCTCTTGCAATTCCATCAATTCCGCAAAGAAATGTTAAATTTTTATCAAAAGTTATTAATAGATTACTTCAAAGATTTGAGAGAGAAAATAACTCTTCTCATATGAGTGATAAACAAATTTCCATTCTTTTTAAAATTCAAAAATATATTGACTCAGTAATTCCTCCTGCTGAGAAATTAGAACATATCTTACAAATGCCGGTTTCATTAATTGTAATACCGCTATTTGCATTAGCAAATGCAGGAGTTGTTATAAGTAGTGAGTCAATAATGAGTGTATTTTCAAATAATGTATCTCTTGGAATTATATTAGGATTAGTTGTTGGAAAAGTAGTGGGAATTTTTGGAGTTAGTTTTGTAGCAATAAAATTAAGAGTTGCTTCTCTTCCAAAGGGAAGTAGTTTTTCTCAATTATTTGGAGTAGCATTTTTAGGTGGAATTGGATTTACTATGTCAATATTTATTACCGAACTTGCTTTTTATGGAAATATGGAGATGATATCACAAGCAAAAATGGCAATTTTATTAGCTTCATTATTTGCAGGTCTTTTTGGATTTTTATGGCTAAGATTTGTTACTAAAAAAGGATAA
- the tsaD gene encoding tRNA (adenosine(37)-N6)-threonylcarbamoyltransferase complex transferase subunit TsaD, with product MILAIESSCDDTSISVMEIETKKLIFHKKISQEVEHSKYGGVVPELASRLHAEALPKILTECKSYFDNLKAVAITNAPGLSVTLQEGVMVAKALSISLNLPIIAVNHLIGHIYSLFIEKEEIKPMMVLLVSGGHTKLLNFNGIDNICEIATTLDDSFGESFDKVAKMLGLGYPGGPVIENLAKKGEIVVDLPLPLKNSPDIKFSYSGIKNAVRLAIESGNYKNEDIAASFQKKAIEHLVFMSKRAIKKYRPKNFAIVGGASANLVLRSEFEKLSEEFNFNLYYPDMKFTSDNAAMIARAGIELYNKKRFINYKDLKVMPRVEFKKC from the coding sequence ATGATTTTAGCTATTGAGAGTAGTTGTGATGATACTTCTATTTCAGTAATGGAAATAGAAACTAAAAAATTAATTTTTCACAAAAAAATTTCACAAGAAGTTGAACATTCTAAATATGGAGGAGTAGTGCCAGAACTTGCAAGTAGGCTTCATGCTGAGGCTTTACCTAAGATTTTAACAGAGTGTAAAAGTTATTTTGATAATCTAAAAGCAGTTGCTATTACAAATGCACCAGGTCTTAGTGTTACTTTGCAAGAAGGGGTAATGGTTGCAAAAGCGCTTAGTATTTCTCTTAATTTGCCTATAATTGCAGTAAATCATCTAATTGGACACATTTATTCGCTTTTTATTGAAAAAGAAGAGATTAAACCTATGATGGTATTACTTGTAAGTGGAGGACATACAAAACTCTTAAATTTTAATGGAATAGATAATATTTGTGAGATTGCAACTACTCTTGATGATAGTTTTGGAGAGAGTTTTGATAAAGTAGCTAAAATGTTAGGCCTTGGATATCCTGGGGGACCTGTTATTGAGAATTTGGCTAAAAAAGGAGAAATAGTAGTTGATTTACCACTTCCTCTTAAAAACTCACCTGATATTAAATTTAGTTATTCAGGAATTAAAAATGCAGTAAGACTTGCTATTGAGAGTGGTAATTATAAAAATGAAGATATTGCTGCTTCATTTCAAAAAAAAGCAATCGAACATTTAGTTTTTATGTCAAAAAGGGCAATTAAAAAATATAGGCCAAAAAATTTTGCTATTGTTGGAGGGGCGAGTGCTAATTTAGTTTTAAGAAGTGAGTTTGAAAAGTTAAGTGAAGAATTTAATTTTAATCTTTATTATCCAGATATGAAATTTACATCAGATAATGCTGCTATGATTGCAAGGGCTGGGATTGAGTTATATAATAAAAAAAGATTTATAAATTATAAAGATTTAAAAGTAATGCCAAGAGTTGAATTTAAAAAATGTTAG
- a CDS encoding thioredoxin domain-containing protein, producing MKSIIIFLIGVLTMANHLINSDNPYLLQHANNPVDWYPWCEEAFEKAKKENKLIFLSIGYSTCHWCHVMERESFENKEIADILNKYYVSIKVDREEMPDIDKYYQKVYQLMHKRAGGWPLTIIMMPDKKPIYSATYIPPHYSQFGPGLKEILMAIVDDVKNNPKKIEEIANNFKEYFRANEYKELPKEKISEDILEKIINEAKENFDLKYGGFRGVPKFPQESSLDLLIDVYIITKNEEIKKFLDIIFEKMARGGIFDQIEGGFYRYSTDERWEVPHFEKMLYNNANLPYVYLRWYKLTSNPLLKEVAFRSLDEFVNRYRDKNGLFFSASNADSEGVEGKYFVYEYDEVSKAFEKFENKEELLNYFGIRKYGNFNGKNNPTINGDKPRNYEKALKILQNIRKKREFPFIDTKKITAWNSMMISCLFKAGEFDENYKNEAIKTLDVLIDKMYVNGVLYHSFNKNENLKKEALLEDYSFLIRALMDAYTHTFEEKYLNLAKKLSKEVFVFKDKDWYMNKSHTIKADFSDSSYASSLNILANDFLDLALLEFNLNLKQEANEIIQKGSYYINNYPLYYPTITKAYLKSKKAYVLKTNSPNFDIETIYPYVLCKKGEDFEICTYDRCIKKSADFSKIVQEIQ from the coding sequence ATGAAGAGTATAATCATATTTTTAATAGGAGTTTTAACAATGGCAAATCATTTAATAAATAGCGATAATCCATATTTACTGCAACATGCAAATAATCCAGTTGATTGGTATCCTTGGTGTGAAGAGGCGTTTGAGAAGGCAAAGAAAGAGAATAAACTCATATTTTTAAGTATAGGTTATTCTACTTGTCATTGGTGTCATGTAATGGAGAGAGAAAGTTTTGAAAATAAAGAAATTGCAGACATTTTAAATAAATATTATGTAAGTATTAAAGTTGATAGAGAAGAGATGCCAGATATTGATAAGTATTATCAAAAAGTATATCAATTAATGCATAAAAGGGCTGGTGGATGGCCTCTTACTATCATTATGATGCCAGATAAAAAGCCAATTTACTCAGCTACATATATTCCTCCTCATTATTCACAATTTGGACCTGGGCTTAAAGAGATTTTAATGGCAATTGTTGATGATGTTAAAAATAATCCTAAAAAAATTGAAGAGATTGCTAATAATTTTAAAGAGTATTTTAGGGCAAATGAATATAAAGAGTTACCAAAAGAGAAAATAAGTGAGGATATTTTAGAAAAAATTATTAATGAAGCAAAAGAAAATTTTGATTTAAAATATGGTGGATTTAGAGGGGTGCCTAAATTTCCACAAGAGAGTAGTTTAGATTTACTAATTGATGTGTATATAATTACTAAAAATGAAGAGATTAAAAAATTTTTAGATATTATATTTGAGAAAATGGCAAGAGGAGGTATTTTTGACCAAATAGAAGGAGGGTTTTATAGGTATTCTACTGATGAGAGATGGGAAGTGCCTCATTTTGAAAAGATGCTTTATAATAACGCAAATTTGCCTTATGTTTATTTAAGGTGGTATAAACTAACTTCAAATCCTTTATTAAAAGAAGTGGCATTTAGAAGTTTAGATGAATTTGTAAATAGGTATAGAGATAAAAATGGTTTATTTTTTAGTGCAAGCAATGCTGATAGTGAAGGAGTTGAGGGTAAATATTTCGTATACGAGTATGATGAGGTCAGTAAAGCATTTGAGAAGTTTGAAAATAAAGAGGAATTATTAAATTATTTTGGAATTAGAAAATATGGAAACTTTAATGGTAAAAACAATCCTACAATTAATGGAGATAAACCAAGAAATTATGAAAAAGCTCTTAAAATATTACAAAATATTAGAAAAAAAAGAGAGTTTCCATTTATTGATACTAAAAAAATTACTGCTTGGAACTCTATGATGATTAGTTGTTTATTTAAAGCAGGTGAGTTTGATGAAAATTATAAAAACGAAGCTATTAAAACATTAGATGTATTGATAGATAAAATGTATGTTAATGGAGTTTTATATCATAGCTTTAATAAAAATGAAAATTTAAAAAAAGAAGCTTTACTTGAAGATTATTCATTTTTAATAAGAGCATTAATGGATGCTTATACTCATACTTTTGAAGAGAAATATTTAAATTTAGCAAAAAAACTATCAAAAGAAGTATTTGTTTTTAAAGACAAAGATTGGTATATGAATAAATCTCATACAATAAAAGCAGATTTTAGTGATAGTAGTTATGCTTCTTCTTTAAATATTTTAGCAAATGATTTTTTAGATTTAGCTTTACTTGAATTTAATTTAAATTTAAAACAAGAAGCAAATGAAATTATTCAAAAAGGAAGTTATTATATAAATAATTATCCACTTTATTACCCAACTATAACAAAAGCATATTTAAAATCAAAAAAAGCGTATGTTTTAAAAACAAATTCTCCTAATTTTGATATTGAGACAATTTATCCTTATGTTTTATGCAAAAAAGGAGAAGATTTTGAGATTTGTACATATGATAGATGTATTAAGAAGAGTGCTGATTTTTCAAAGATAGTGCAGGAAATTCAATAA
- a CDS encoding SagB/ThcOx family dehydrogenase, whose protein sequence is MKSINYHIQTKHFPNKFAKSLGYLDWETQPSPYKSYYKAKKIPLIPSNPPKLSYEKLYTTNTPSPINLKTISQFFEYSLSINAIKEYFTSRWAVRVNPSSGNLHPEESYIIFENSVFHFNVKEFCLEEIAKSENKLVENGIIFIATSIPLRESWKYGERALRYCLLDTGHIIAATRFSANLLGWKMEYVSEYKESELQKLIGLQKASFYKNEDEIFEGTFYIYNDKKPKINFKEFEKLEFNLEYKKLAKDSIRWDIIFDIAKVLKREEPFQSNFIKEKITFNPSPFNAFEIIDKRRSALGFKEKFIKKDEFLDILDKTLPRNIPPFDTKVTLNKVNLVIFVNRVDGIESGIYFFDREKNSLSLIEKGDFSETAKFVNCAQDLGKDSAFSISMTIDKKHLNKEYKYKLAMFEAGMIGQILYIEAEAKGYRGCGIGCFFDNLVSIDILENEDILTLYGFSIGEPVIDERIIPIRPNEAKLLNL, encoded by the coding sequence ATGAAATCGATAAATTATCATATCCAAACAAAACATTTTCCTAATAAATTTGCAAAATCACTTGGATATTTAGATTGGGAAACTCAGCCAAGCCCATATAAAAGTTACTATAAAGCTAAAAAAATTCCTTTAATACCCTCAAATCCTCCTAAACTATCATATGAAAAACTTTATACTACAAACACTCCTTCTCCTATTAATCTAAAAACCATCTCTCAATTTTTTGAATATTCTCTTTCTATTAATGCAATTAAAGAGTATTTTACATCAAGATGGGCAGTAAGAGTAAATCCATCAAGTGGAAATTTACATCCGGAAGAGAGTTATATTATTTTTGAAAATAGTGTTTTTCATTTTAATGTAAAAGAGTTTTGTTTAGAAGAGATTGCAAAAAGTGAAAATAAATTAGTAGAAAATGGAATCATTTTTATAGCTACTTCAATTCCACTTAGAGAATCTTGGAAATATGGAGAGAGAGCACTTAGATATTGTTTACTTGATACCGGACATATTATAGCAGCTACGAGATTTAGCGCTAACTTACTTGGATGGAAAATGGAGTATGTAAGTGAATATAAAGAGAGCGAACTTCAAAAACTAATAGGTCTACAAAAGGCAAGTTTTTATAAAAATGAAGATGAAATTTTTGAAGGTACTTTTTATATTTATAATGATAAAAAACCAAAAATTAATTTTAAAGAGTTTGAAAAATTAGAATTTAATCTTGAATATAAAAAATTAGCCAAGGATTCTATTAGATGGGATATTATTTTTGATATTGCAAAAGTTTTAAAAAGAGAAGAACCATTCCAATCTAATTTTATAAAAGAAAAAATAACTTTTAATCCTTCGCCATTTAATGCATTTGAGATAATAGATAAAAGAAGAAGTGCATTAGGTTTTAAAGAAAAATTTATTAAAAAAGATGAATTTTTAGATATTTTAGATAAAACACTCCCAAGAAATATTCCTCCTTTTGATACGAAAGTTACATTAAACAAAGTTAATTTAGTAATTTTTGTAAATAGAGTTGATGGAATTGAGAGTGGTATTTATTTTTTTGATAGAGAAAAAAATAGTCTATCTTTAATTGAAAAAGGTGATTTTAGTGAAACTGCTAAATTTGTAAATTGCGCACAAGACTTAGGAAAAGATAGTGCATTTAGTATATCAATGACAATTGATAAAAAACATCTTAATAAAGAGTATAAATATAAACTTGCAATGTTTGAAGCAGGAATGATTGGTCAAATTTTATATATTGAAGCAGAAGCAAAAGGTTATAGAGGCTGTGGGATTGGGTGTTTTTTTGATAATTTAGTAAGCATAGATATTTTAGAAAACGAAGATATTTTAACTTTATATGGATTTAGTATAGGGGAACCAGTTATTGATGAGAGAATAATCCCTATTAGACCAAATGAAGCAAAGCTACTTAATTTGTAG
- a CDS encoding ATP-binding protein translates to MKKLLVLILIFAYSFAIHYTKKEQEFLKKHPVIYFSAMDYWPVDKTGNSFHTNFIKLLNKYGKLDIQPIYYKHWYEGFDAAASGKTYGIMALSYSKKREKYFFYTPIYNYHPYYLIVLKNSPIKSFKDLKGKVVHINKKSIILEKLKNPSFKIVFSKNPYKDLASGKIDAILTFYMPPNNFVKNFRTTKVFIDKTGEEHIGISKKYPQLYSIILKAMNEIPYKEIEKIKEKYYFNPMPPVSILTPTITLKDLIKPIDIFLILFSISILFLLLYLYLTRKYLNIRFRPFLIGIFIIETVILGLIVYEIVMFNYYSKKILEIKSRSFNELFLTDKIEESIIKLDKEFYKKISHKKNEFNSLFLHSKINPDNLKVLGKTLSFYLSPKYFHPATLSKIAKIKLLLNDLLKLQKAVLNKKIDISLYRANFYYVLEQLQIVKNYIKNENDKEIFFIKEKIRYQFILLIIITTIFIFINLLLFLIIKKKIYSPIKYLYSTIEKQKKGEKIEKKYFYNDEIGITIKEFFNLQMQLNKIINELQKHKKDLEEKIKVEVEKRMHQEELLLKKSRLELMGEMIEAIAHQWKQPISVINYYIYNLKKEKNSKIKEIANNIEIQIKHMVNTLNEFKDFYNISRNKKTFCINEVIEKALNLVKDELKINNITINKIIEKDFYIEGNPNEFIHLLLIILSNAKDMFNERNIKNRLINIKAYEDKNFYYLEIEDNAGGINKKIINKIFNLNFTTKENGDGIGLYIANQIAIKHTGILYAKNSKNGARFIFRIRKKG, encoded by the coding sequence ATGAAAAAACTTTTAGTATTAATACTCATATTTGCTTATTCATTTGCAATACACTATACAAAAAAAGAACAAGAATTTTTAAAAAAACATCCTGTTATCTATTTTAGTGCAATGGATTATTGGCCTGTTGATAAAACAGGAAACTCTTTCCATACAAATTTTATAAAACTTTTAAATAAATATGGAAAACTTGATATTCAACCAATCTATTATAAACACTGGTATGAAGGATTTGATGCAGCAGCAAGTGGTAAAACATATGGAATTATGGCACTTAGCTATTCAAAAAAAAGAGAAAAATACTTTTTTTATACTCCAATATACAATTATCATCCTTATTACTTAATTGTTTTAAAAAATAGCCCAATTAAATCATTTAAAGATTTAAAAGGTAAAGTAGTACATATAAATAAAAAATCTATTATATTAGAAAAATTAAAAAATCCTTCATTTAAAATTGTTTTTTCAAAAAATCCTTACAAAGATTTAGCCTCAGGTAAAATTGATGCAATTTTAACATTTTATATGCCTCCAAATAATTTTGTAAAAAATTTTAGAACTACAAAAGTTTTTATTGATAAAACAGGAGAAGAGCATATAGGAATTTCAAAAAAATATCCTCAGTTATATAGCATTATATTAAAAGCAATGAATGAAATTCCATATAAAGAAATTGAAAAAATAAAAGAAAAATATTACTTTAATCCAATGCCACCAGTCTCAATACTCACACCAACTATTACATTAAAAGATTTAATAAAACCTATTGATATTTTCCTTATTTTATTCTCAATATCTATTTTGTTTTTACTTCTTTATCTTTATTTAACAAGAAAATATTTAAATATACGATTTAGACCCTTTTTAATAGGTATTTTTATAATTGAAACAGTAATTCTTGGATTAATTGTCTATGAAATAGTTATGTTTAATTATTATTCTAAAAAAATACTCGAAATTAAATCAAGAAGTTTTAATGAACTGTTTTTAACTGACAAAATTGAAGAATCAATTATAAAACTTGATAAAGAGTTCTATAAAAAAATATCTCATAAAAAAAATGAATTTAATTCTTTATTTTTACATTCTAAAATAAATCCTGATAATTTAAAAGTTTTAGGAAAAACTTTATCTTTTTATCTAAGTCCTAAATATTTCCATCCTGCCACTTTATCTAAAATTGCAAAAATTAAATTATTACTAAATGATTTATTAAAACTTCAAAAAGCTGTACTTAATAAAAAAATAGACATTTCTTTATATAGAGCAAATTTTTATTATGTTTTAGAACAACTTCAAATTGTTAAAAATTATATTAAAAATGAAAATGATAAAGAAATCTTTTTTATAAAAGAAAAAATTAGATATCAATTTATATTACTTATAATAATTACTACAATATTCATTTTTATAAATTTACTTCTATTTTTAATAATTAAGAAAAAAATTTATTCGCCTATAAAATACCTGTATTCTACAATAGAAAAACAAAAAAAAGGAGAAAAAATTGAGAAAAAATATTTTTATAATGATGAAATTGGAATTACAATAAAAGAGTTTTTTAATCTTCAAATGCAATTAAATAAAATTATTAATGAATTACAAAAACACAAAAAAGACCTTGAAGAAAAAATAAAAGTCGAAGTTGAAAAAAGAATGCATCAAGAAGAATTACTTCTTAAAAAATCAAGACTTGAACTTATGGGAGAAATGATTGAAGCAATTGCTCACCAATGGAAACAGCCAATAAGTGTTATAAACTATTATATTTATAATCTAAAAAAAGAAAAAAATTCTAAAATTAAAGAAATTGCCAATAATATTGAAATCCAAATAAAACATATGGTTAATACCTTAAATGAATTTAAGGATTTTTATAATATATCACGAAATAAAAAAACCTTTTGTATCAATGAAGTAATCGAAAAAGCACTAAATTTAGTAAAAGATGAACTTAAAATAAATAATATCACAATAAATAAGATTATAGAAAAAGATTTTTATATTGAAGGAAATCCAAATGAGTTTATCCACCTTCTTTTAATAATATTATCTAATGCAAAAGATATGTTTAATGAAAGAAACATTAAAAATAGACTTATTAATATTAAAGCTTATGAAGATAAAAATTTTTATTATTTAGAAATTGAAGACAATGCCGGAGGTATTAATAAAAAAATTATTAATAAAATATTTAATTTAAACTTCACAACAAAAGAAAATGGAGATGGAATAGGACTTTATATTGCAAATCAAATTGCAATCAAACACACAGGTATTTTATACGCAAAAAATTCTAAAAATGGAGCAAGATTTATTTTTAGGATAAGAAAAAAAGGCTAA